From the genome of Ananas comosus cultivar F153 linkage group 18, ASM154086v1, whole genome shotgun sequence, one region includes:
- the LOC109724236 gene encoding magnesium-protoporphyrin IX monomethyl ester [oxidative] cyclase, chloroplastic yields the protein MAAAAELSLIKPVNPIRPFGRPVVRHPHLKFRIAAAAAAMAPQKPKKAGKTSIKETLLTPRFYTTDFDEMERLFNTEINKKLNQAEFEALLNEFKTDYNQTHFVRNPEFKAAADKMQGPLREIFVEFLERSCTAEFSGFLLYKELGRRLKKTNPVVAEIFSLMSRDEARHAGFLNKGLSDFNLALDLGFLTKARKYTFFKPKFIFYATYLSEKIGYWRYITIFRHLKENPEYQCYPIFKYFENWCQDENRHGDFFSALLKAQPQFLNDWKAKLWARFFCLSVYVTMYLNDCQRTAFYEGIGLNTKEFDMHVIIETNRTTARIFPAVLDVENPEFKRKLDRMVEINQKLVAVGETQDIPLVKNLKRIPLIAALVSEIIAAYLMPPIESGSVDFAEFEPQLVY from the exons ATGGCGGCGGCCGCCGAGCTCTCCCTGATCAAGCCGGTCAATCCCATCCGTCCATTCGGCAGACCAGTTGTTAGGCACCCTCATCTCAAATTCCgcattgccgccgccgccgctgctatGGCCCCCCAGAAGCCGAAGAAGGCGGGGAAGACGTCGATAAAGGAGACGCTGCTGACGCCGCGGTTCTACACGACGGACTTCGACGAGATGGAGCGGCTGTTCAACACGGAGATCAACAAGAAGCTGAACCAGGCGGAGTTCGAGGCGCTGCTCAACGAGTTCAAGACGGACTACAACCAGACCCACTTCGTCCGCAACCCGGAGTTCAAGGCCGCCGCCGACAAGATGCAGGGCCCGCTCCGGGAGATCTTCGTCGAGTTCCTCGAGAGGTCGTGCACCGCCGAATTCTCCGGCTTCTTGCTCTACAAGGAGCTCGGAAGAAGGTTAAAG AAAACCAATCCAGTAGTAGCTGAGATATTCTCCCTCATGTCCAGGGATGAAGCAAGGCATGCAGG GTTTCTGAACAAGGGTCTCTCTGATTTCAACTTGGCACTGGATTTGGGCTTCTTAACGAAGGCTCGGAAGTACACATTCTTCAAGCCCAAGTTCATCTTCTACGCGACGTACCTGTCCGAGAAGATCGGTTACTGGAGGTACATCACCATTTTTCGGCACCTCAAGGAGAACCCGGAGTACCAATGCTATCCGATCTTCAAGTACTTCGAGAACTGGTGCCAGGACGAGAACCGGCACGGCGATTTCTTCTCCGCGCTGCTCAAAGCGCAGCCGCAGTTCCTCAACGACTGGAAGGCAAAGCTGTGGGCTCGATTCTTCTGCCTCTCG GTGTACGTGACGATGTACCTTAACGATTGCCAGCGTACTGCTTTCTACGAAGGAATCGGTCTCAACACCAAAGAATTCGACATGCATGTCATCATTGAG ACCAACCGCACGACTGCGAGGATATTCCCGGCCGTCTTGGACGTCGAGAACCCCGAATTCAAGAGAAAATTGGATCGGATGGTCGAGATCAACCAGAAGCTGGTAGCAGTCGGGGAGACCCAAGACATTCCCCTTGTGAAGAACCTGAAAAGGATTCCGCTTATTGCGGCCTTAGTTTCCGAGATCATCGCGGCTTATCTCATGCCCCCGATCGAATCAGGATCGGTCGACTTCGCTGAATTCGAACCGCAGCTTGTTTACTGA